A segment of the Fusobacterium ulcerans genome:
CTCTTACTACACTTTTCTCTGGATTAGCTTTTACTTTATGAGCATATCTTATAATATATGCACAAGTCACAACATATAAGATTACATATACTACAACTCTATATCCCATTCCTGAATATATAGGAAGCTGTGATACCTGCTGTGCTACTCCTACAGTAAAAGGATTTACAAATCCTCCAACAAATCCAACTCCTGCTCCAAGAGCTACTATTGACATTCCAACCATAGCATCAAAACCTAATGCTCTTGCCATTACTATTCCCAAAGGAACAAAAGCAATAGCTTCTGTATTCATACCTATTGTAACTCCTCCAATAGAAAATACAAATACTACTATTGGTATAAGAAGCATACTTTTATTTTTTAGAAGAAGAGCTATTCTTGCTATTCCACCTTCTATAGCACCTGTTTTCTGCATCATATTAAATGAACCACACACTAAGAAAGTAAAAAATACTATTCCTGCTGAGTTTTTCAACCCTTTAACAAACGCTGTAAAAAGATTAGGCTGAGTCATTGAAAAAAACATTACTGGAGTGTTTTCTACATATTTAAAAGTTGTTGGGTCTATAATGTTTCTTCCTGATGTTGGATCTAAAACTCTTTGGTACACCCCTGCTGGCACTAGATAAGTAGCTATAAAAGCTAGCAATACTATGCATGAAATTATTACATATGTATGTGGTATTTTCATTCCTTCAAAATATTTTCTTCTTTTTATCCCTGTCATTTCTGGCATTTATTTCCTCCCAAGAATTTTATTTTTTATTGAAAGCTGAATAAATATTTAACAACTGCATTTCTACCCCTACAAGAAGTGCATCTTCATCAATATCAAATAGTCCATTATGTGCAGGAGCATCTATACCTTTTTCTTTATTTTTTACACCTAGAGTAAAAAATGCTCCTGGAGTATTTTCTATAAAATATGCAAAATCCTCTACTCCCATATTTGCAGTTTTCTTTTCAAAAATATTATCTTCTCCTAAAAGTTCCACAGCATTTTCTTTTACTATATCTACTTCTTTATCATGATTTATAAGAGCAGTATATCCTTCTTCTCTTATAAACTCCC
Coding sequences within it:
- a CDS encoding YfcC family protein; translation: MPEMTGIKRRKYFEGMKIPHTYVIISCIVLLAFIATYLVPAGVYQRVLDPTSGRNIIDPTTFKYVENTPVMFFSMTQPNLFTAFVKGLKNSAGIVFFTFLVCGSFNMMQKTGAIEGGIARIALLLKNKSMLLIPIVVFVFSIGGVTIGMNTEAIAFVPLGIVMARALGFDAMVGMSIVALGAGVGFVGGFVNPFTVGVAQQVSQLPIYSGMGYRVVVYVILYVVTCAYIIRYAHKVKANPEKSVVRDLEKSDNFSIDFDALPQLTKAQRIVLGIFFLGFGTIIYGVLKYEWGTDELISVFLLMGLSSSFVCGIGPSKAAENFIEGAKGVLFGALSIGIANAVLVVLQQGQVIDSILHSLSQAISHLPGYISVVLMYITQIFTNVFIPSGSGQAATTMPIMAPLGDLLGISRQTTVLAFQYGDGFTNYINPTASGLMSYLAIAKIPYEKWVKWMGPLMGIWLSIGAIAVIIAHIIGY